From the genome of Malus sylvestris chromosome 13, drMalSylv7.2, whole genome shotgun sequence:
tctctcccggtataactttgcaatccttacaagttatacgatcccctttcctcattagaagaaaatctatttgtgtttttgacgacccattcttgtaggtgatcacatgttcttctcttttcttaaagaaggtgttggctaagaaaagatcatatgccattgcaaaatccaagatagcttctccatcctcgtttctctccccaaaaccatggccaccatgaaaacctccatagttgcctgtctccctgcccacgtgtccatttaaatctcctcctataaataacttctccgtctgagcaattccttgcaccaagtctccaaggtcttcccaaaatttctccttcgaactcgtatccaaccctacttgaggtgcatacgcactaatcacattgataagttcttgtcctattacaatctttattgccatgattctatctcttaccctcttgacatctacaacatcttgtgtcaaggtcttgtccacgatgatgccaacaccgtttctcgttctatttgtgcccgaataccaaagtttaaatcctgagttttctagatcctttgccttacgaccaacccacttagtttcttgtaggcacataatatttatccttctcctcaccataacttccactacttccatagattttcccgttaaggttcctatattccaagttcctaaacgcattctgctctcttgaactctacccttctgtcctagcttcttcaccctaccccgtctaataggatcaaagtacttcttttgtgtgtcccgtgtaaagttgataggagcatatgctcctaaacaactttgagtggagtcgttcgaaaagaagtttctatggcccccttgctcatttaacactgcattcgggtgccgatggagatacagtgacccttgctcatttatcactgtgctcgggccacacagcgcgccacttacgggtgacgccctagctttagcgcgatttcgttctggattcattttcataaggattcgacgtaaccatGGAGTATGTCCTTTAAATGCAAGAACTGATTTATGATTCGAAGAAAGCTCTTGCAGGGGTTCATTTGCTTGGTGTCAAACGAATTTCActctaaaaacaaaataaaattctttCTTCTCAATCATACTATTTTATGAGTCATCAGAAAATCACAAGAATTGATAGTCgctactactttccaaacaagaaaccaaataaaattactttttaataaaaagtatTAACAGAAACTTTAGTCCTAAAACAGAGTAAATTCCTTGAGCATTTTTCTCATAGCATCTTGCACATTCGTATCATTATCACGAGTCTTTGTGGTGGTTGTCATTTGAGAGCTAATCAAAGCCTAAATCCTTCTTTGGTACTTTTCATATGCTTTAGTTCAATTGGCTTCACAAGGATTATTTTCTCCGTCCATGTCCTtgaggaaaaatgaaaaatacaataTGAGAGTCAAATTTATATATGGATAAGAAGCAAGAAAACTATAAatgattaatatatatatatatatatatatatatatatatcctatacCTGATTCGTTGCTTAACTTCTCAAGGATAATCTATAGAGAAAACGCAGTACAACCATGGAGAAAACGAACTCCTATAAGAGCTTTCTTCTAGTACATATGTGTATGACGAACTGTATTCGGTAGAGAAATGTTGGCACTTGGCAAGATATGGGTCTCATGGTAAGCTAAGTTTCAACTGGACAGAATCCAAGTTCAACAAGAGCTGGCTTGGAAAGAAGTGAAGAAGCAGTACAACGATGGTGAAAAATTGGGAAGAAGTTTGCTTACGTTGGTAACCCAACAGCCACAGGAAGAATTCTATTTTGGATTTGCAGACCTCGTTAACCCAACAATCAGAttatttaggattttttttaacttttaaatgttaaataaaaagTTATCAGAGTTTAAGATTAAATTAAGTTAGAGAACATATGTCAAAATATTAGTAATGAGACACAAACGAGGCGTACAAAAAAGGATAACAAATCTGAAGTCGTCAAATATGCATAACATCATTCTACCTAAGATTTTAATATTTCTTTTAAAGATGCTCTAAGCAAGGCACGACATGCTTGTTACTTTTCAAACTTCCCATGGGAGCTGCAATTACTCGTAAAAATTATTTTCCCGGTTCCGAAGGAAGATTCAACTCTCTTTACATGGCTTTCAAACTTCCCATGGAAGCTGCAATTACTCATCaaaataattttcctttttaaccCTAATACCATGCCGCACGTACGACGTGTTTCAAAGTTCCCATGCAACCTGCAATTACtcataaaaattattttccttttttaaccTTTGTCTTCTGTTATATTTTTACTTGTGCTTTTTCCTTCACATTCCaccgttcatcttcctcacCGTCCCGTTAATAACCATTATCCCATACATTATGTTGGAGAAGACCAATCGTGTTGGACAACAATTTAACGCTAGCTAGTGGAAGGTTTATGAAGTATTGTAGGGTTCCAAAACTTGTATGACTTGGAAAATTGAGGGAGTGCATAAGTTTATGCAGAAcgataaaaaccaaaaactgaaTAGAATCCAAAGACtgaagagcgagagagagagagagagagagagaaagagagagagagagagagagagagcaactTAATAAAGCTCTTAACACAAACAATTAATACATGAAAATTAGTCAATATTTGCCTAGTAGCTAAAATAGGCACGGAAAAAGAAACATATAGTTTCATGCGCATTAGGTCCTTTCCAGCCAAGAGCTATTGGTCACATTTAGTTCTAACGGCACATTCAAGTAAGGGTAATCAAAATCAAACAGcgaaattgaatttcaattgcAAAATACTCCGATATTTACTAAATAATGCGAAATCAAAGATTTGGTGAGATCCGCACAAATTTTGAAATCCAACTCCATGGTGGTATTTGTATTCCGAGTTGTTGGGTTAATCATAATCGACTTTTCCTCCTTATTATAAACTCATTTATATCTAAAGCTCTAAAATTGCCTTTCATATTAAAAGCAATTTGAGTTTGTGAGGACCCGTatttaagaaaaatatcatattaaaatcttttattttatgtttgttaattttccatgtaattttacTAATTTATACATTtgtatgcatgtgtgtgtgtgtgtacaagtGTGTATTAAACCCTAGTGCTAGATATCTTTTCGTTTCGTGCATTGCATAAGATTAGGACACCtcctgcaaaaaaaaattatccctatatttatatttactatatttttaagggaactttaacgaaaagctcccggtactgttcactttaacgaaaaaccacatttttacactaaaaagtcaatcctggtactattcactttaccctttattttgtccttatcattaaaactcaaagttttcaagcccttttcattagttttccttatttttaattGGTCTGTAAGTCTAGCAGCCGACTAGAAATAGAGACATGCCTTCTTTATTTTCAAACATTGTCCTAGGGCTGTGTAAAGTGTATGTGTAAGTAGTTTATGTAATGTGCTATCACTATTAGAAAATAGGGCTTGTCTTACAAAAGTTTGCCCGATGGAATAGTTTTCGTCGGTTTAAAAGCCGTTTACTCAACGAAATATTCAATTCGTACACCCATTTTACCTATAACGTaccttgtttattttttgttgttgatattttttttaatttattaatctgACAGTCGACACacacttttgttaattttttaccatTGATCTTGTTCAACTCATTCGATCTGACGACTAAAAATTAAGAACgtatgtaagaagtaaaaataagtatgtaaataatCATTCCCATGAGATAAAAGTGAATGATTTTAGAGATgtgagtgaaaagaaaaaaaaaggagtgaCATGGGGAGGTTGGACAAATAGGTTAAAGTGAGAGCACAACAGTGTGCTAGAAAAACGAAGTTATTGGGCATTGCCCACGGGCCCAAGATTAACAGACGGTACTCCATCCATTTGATTTATCCATGAATTATTTTACGTGGGAATGCCTGGAATGCCTTGCCCTACGATTCAAGGGAATTCACGGGTCAAACACAAGCGGGAGCGGTATCTCAAACAAATCACAAAATGACGTGTGAAGAAGTAAAATCATATGATATTGTGTTATTAGTGGTTCTAAGAAGCTCAAGGGAGTGTAGGTAAGTGTTCGTCCTCTAATTGATCTTTCCAAATTTTATGCGTTATTGGATtacaaattctaaattttaatgtgagaatcatttcatgtaaataaacATGTCATCAAGAGttcaatacaattttttttatttttatgaggattgtaaaaaaattagaaaaaaaaaagtgagtctCATGACCAATGCCAAATGGCAAAGAGAGTGAAACTGCTCCACAAGGAGCTCACTGTCGACGGATGAGCTCCCAACCAATGCTGGGAGGACCATCAGCATCACAATAATCAACATGCGACATTATCTTCGAAATGTACAAGCATCAGATAGCTCAATTTAGTTAGGATCAGATCAATGTTTCCCCGTcagaaatttataaattataacaaGGGATTGATTATTTACTTCGAAAGCTCTTACATATTGTTCCTGGTTAACTTTTTGGAGTAAAATTCTTGATCCAGAAGGGAATACAAATTTAGGGCAGTACCCTGAATTATAGAGTAAATGAAAACACATGTAAAACCTTGATACTGCCCCATATAATATTATCACATATTGGCCGGGTGAAATTGAGCTCTCGTATCATAAACAAGAACCCATTTGAAACGGCCGAAGGAATTTTCGGCCTTGCTCCGGAGTATTCTACTTTTTCTAAGTTTTTACTCGTTAAATCATTTGTCAAAAGAGAAAACGCCGAAAAATAATGTATAAAACCTTCCTTCAACGCAAGAGGAGATGCAAACATCTTCTCACTAAAAGGCAGGCCTTactttttggggtttttatATGCCCGCAACGGAACTCGAGTGCCATGACAATTAAGTTCGCTTGGATCTCTCATAGGCAATTTTAGACCTCTAATCAGTTTCAATTAATCAAACACAAACCCTAATCAGATTTAAACCACTCcttaatcaaacaaattaaagtATTAGAACCACAACAAAACCAATAAACCAAGTTAAATATtgtaagaaaagagagagagaggagttgAAGGAGCATCAGTTTTAAACCACTCCTAATACCTTGCCGCACGTACGACGTGTTTCAAAGTTCCCATGCAACCTGCAATTACTCGTaaaaataattttccttttttaaccTTTGTCTTCTGTTATTTTTTTACTTATGCTTTTTCTTTCACATTCCaccgttcatcttcctcacCGTCCCGTTAATGGCCATTATCCCATACATTATGTTGGAGAAGACCAATCGTGTTGGACAACAATTTAACGCTAGCTAGTGGAGGGTTTATGAAGTATTGTAGGGTTCCAAAACTTGTATGACTTGGAAATTTGAGGGAATGCCATAAGTTTCTGCAGAACAATAAAAACCAAGAACTGAACAGAATCCAAAgactgaagagagagagagagagagaggagagaacaACTTATTAAAGCTCTTAACACAAACAATTAAATACATGAAGATTAGTCAATATTTGCCTAGTTGCTAAAATAGGCACGGAAAAAGAAACATATAGTTTCGTGCGCATTAGGTCATCTCCAGCCAAGAACTATGGGTCACATTCAGTCCTAATGGCACATTCAAGTAAGGGTAATTGGAATCAAAAAGCAAAATTGAATTTCGATTACAGAGTACTCAGATGTTTACTAAATATTAAGGAATCAAACATTTGATGAAATCTACGCAAATTTTGAAATCCAACTCCATGATAATATTTGTATTCCGAATTATTAGGTTAATCAAAATAGACTTTTCCTCCTTATTATACACTCATTTATTTCTGGAATTCTAACAAAAATACATATTaaaaatcttttgttttcatgtATATCATGATGACACTTGTATACCAAGTGTCGAACCCTAATACATACATTAGCCATGCGCAATTCCATTAGTGTTCAACATGATTTATTTATCCCATTTGGATAGTTTTAAAGTTAACATAGGggatatttatattttactatATGTTTACTTGGTCTGTAAATCTAGCAGCCGACTTTTCTATTATAAATAGAGACATgccttctttgttttcaaacaTTGTCGTAGTGGCTGTGCAAAGTGGATGTATGAGTACTTTATGTAATGTGCTATCACTACCAGAAAATAGGGCTTTTCTTACAAAAGTTGGCCCGACGGAACAGTTTTTGTCGGTTAAAAAGCCGTTTTGCTCTATCAtatcatattaattttttgtcattgatcttcttcaagtCCCTCGATCTGACTGCCGAACACACACCCTTCTTGTTTTTTTACgattgatcttcttcaactcCTTCGAtctgacggtcgaaaattaaaaaaaatgtgtgaaaaataaaaataaatgtataaCTCTACCTATTATAGGTGTAAAAGCAAATGAATTTAGAAATGGTGAGTGAAAAAACAAATGAGTGACAAGGGGAGGTTGGACAAATAGGTAAAGTGAGAGCCCAACAGTGTGCTAGAGAAACGAAGTTATTGGGCAATGCCCACAGGCCCAAGATTAACAGATGGTTCTCCATCCATTTGTTGTATCCATGAATCATTATATAGGAATGCCTTGCCTTACTATTGAAGGGAATTTCATGGACCAAAACATATAGAAGCGGTATCTCAAACAAATCATACAATTATTTGTAAGCAAGTAATAACACATGACATGTGTTATTTGTGGTTCTAAGAGGTCCAAGAGTTCATCCTCCAATTGATCTTTCCAAGTTTTAGGTGTTATAAGAttacaaattttgaattttaaagtgAAAGCATTTCACATAAGTAAGCATGTCATCAAGAGTTCAAATCCAATCATTACTATTTTTTATGAGGATTGCAAAAGACTTGGTGACACGTTAACATCACAATAATTCATATGTGACATTAACTTTCACAAATTAATTTGTAACAAGGGATTGATTGTTTACTTCGAAAGCTCTAACATATGAGAAATTATTAGGTAGTACCGCATCAGCACATGGTAAGGTTTACCAACAATACAATGGAACGATATCAAATTAAATCAAGTCCATTAACTGCCTTTTTCAATACAAAGTTTAAGCATTTGAGAAAATTGCAAATTCTGATTAATCCATGAGATATTCTAGATGGTTATTTTTTCGGCATCGAACGGGTTGCCGCCGGTTAGGTGCTTGAGAAAATTCCAGAGATGCACCGcgatttcattttttaaatttattctaAAGTTATTGAATTCCAGCTGTATAAGGATTATAACAAATGGCGAAATTTGAATGAAAGTATAACATTCCCACCTAATATTTTGCTCATCATCATTTAGTATTATTTATCACCCCCAttagatgaatttgaattttaaaatttgttcaTATCTATTACACGAATCTCAAAATTCGGTGAGTATACACTAAGCAAAAATACTCCCAATAATTTCACCTTACACTTACATATTGTTCCTGGTTAAACTTTTAGGGGTAAAATTCTCGATCcgaaagaaatacaaatttaGGGTAGTAACCTGAATTACAAGGTGAATAAAAACACATGTAAAACCTTGATACTGCCCCATATAATAATATCACATATTGGCCGGGTGAAATTGAGATCTCGTATCAAAAATCGAGAACCCATTTGAAACGGCCCAAGAAATTTTCTTATATGCTCCggagttttctattttttttccaagtTTTTACTCGTCAAATCATTTGTCAAAAGGAAAAATGACCGAAAAATAATGTATAAAACCTTCCTTCAACGCAAGAGGAGAATGCAAACACCTTCTCACTCAAAGGCAGGCCTTactttttggggtttttatATGCCCGCAACGGAACTCGAGCGCAATGACAATTAAGTTCGCTCGGATCTCTCATAGGCAATTTTGGACCTCTAATCCGATTCAATCAATCAAACACAAACCCTAATCAGATTTAAGAACAAACTCGATAAAAGAAGCTAAATATTGTAAGagaaacgagagagagagagagaggagttgAAGGAGCATCAGTTTTAAAAAGCTCGAATTTTGGAAGCTTCATGGCTTTCGCCAATCAGTTTTCAATTCCAAATGTTTCTCATCATTTGCTCTCACCAACACTTCAATGTAAAACATAAATACCATAATTtcgaaagaacaaaaaaaaaacgaaaaatacaATAATTGGGAGAAAAGGAGTGCATTTTCTCTCACCGTTGATTGCCGTTAGATGTGTTTACCGGCAGTCAAATTCATCTAACTGCGGCGACAAACGATGAATTTGAGCCGCACATTGTGCACTCCAGAGCGGCCGCAGGAGGAGGAAGATACCACAGAAGCATCTCTAGAACGCATTATATATAGGGAGGGAGGAGCTAAATCGAACCccgaaaccctaattcctttgCCGACAACCACAACGACGCCGTTTCGTCTTGGTTATAATGATGAAAGGACGATAATGCCCCGTGTTGGGGTGAAGGCGGAGATCTAAGTTTGTGTTGGATCCGACGGCCCACATCGCTCAGACACTCGTTTATATTTATAGCCCTATAAACCCTAAAATCTTCTTGGTCGCTCCCTCTCTCGCACTCCAGCTCTCCAGGGGTTTCTTGCGGCTCTTTGGTTTTTTTGGGTTTGCAACGATCTGCATTGATCAACATGGTTAGAACCCAACGTTTAAATCTGttgtttttcatattttatcAACCAATTGTTCTGATATGAGTCGTTATTTTCATTAGGCTCACAGATTTATCCCCATTTTTGCAAATCGCCTGTTTAAAGTGTAGATTATATTTGAATGCCACTGAATGGGTTATTTTTTTACGTGGGTCGTTCTGTTTTTGTGATATTAATTGGGAAATGTATTGGATTTGTGAGAAAATGGATCGCTTAGTGGTAGATTTTGATGGCTTGTTGTAAACAGGTGCTTCAGAACGATATCGATTTGCTTCACCCGCCAGCTGAGCTCGAGAAGAGGAAGCACAAGCTCAAGAGGCTTGTGCAGACTCCCAACTCTTTTTTCATGGTAATTATTAGTAATTATTTGATTACGAAGGTTTTTTCAACGTTTGCGTGTTCGTATAATTGTTGGTTTTTTGGGTAAagattgttgattttgattgtttttaATGTGGCAGGATGTTAAGTGCCAAGGATGCTTCAGCATGTAAGTAATGCTGctcatttttatattttctcgtTGACTTTGTgatgattatatatatgttttctgTATATGGTTTAAATTTGAATGAAAGTATAACGAAAGGAAAATCATTTGTGCAGAACCACCGTGTTCAGTCACTCACAAACAGTTGTGGTGTGCGGTAACTGCCAGACGGTGTTGTGCCAGCCTACTGGAGGACGCGCCAGGCTCACCGAAGGTTGCTCCTTCAGAAGAAAGGGAGACTGATGCTCTTGCTTTCATCGCATTTACATTTATTTCGGAATTGCAGAAGAGCTTTTTGGGGTTGATTTCAAGGTTGAAATATGGTTTATCCTCGTTTTAACCTTTGCctttttagtgttttgagtatGGAATTTGTTAGGGCAGCGTTCTGGACCTTACCATGGGAGTGTTATGTTATGAATGTTTAGTTAATTTTGGTGGTTAACATTATCTTTTGCACTTCATATGAAGCATTGTTTTAAGTGCTCATGTGTCTACCCTTTTAAGTTTCATTGACGGATTATCAGTGATCAATTTCTCTGTCATGGAAATGTTATAGCTGCTACTTTTGTCCTTTGATGCGCAAATTTGTATTCAACGAATTTTGGGTGTTGATATTCAAATGATTTTAAACTGGTTTGTTCTCGAATGTCGGGTTGTAGTTTGTTTTATTTAGGAGGGACGAATATTGAATCGCTGATTCAGCTTATGCTTTGTTTTTCTATGTTATGTTTAGTGTATACAGTGAACTTTTCTGTAGTGCAATCTGGAATCGCACTTGCATAGCGATAACCCTTTGGTACTATGAGAAAGTACTCTGATGCTTAGAATTGGATCATGTCTTGTAGTTGGGTGCATGAGAAATATTACATATTCGACACTGAACCAAGGGGTGGGTGTTACAAACAACTCCTTTTATGATTTTAGGCATTTGAGTAGTGGGGAATTTGTAGATTTCATCTTCTCTGCACAACGGTGTCTTTGGCTGCTTCATACTTTGTGTTTCGTGCTGCATAACGCTGTGTTATCATTTTCGACTATCCTTGAATACTGCATTAGCGATCCTTGTTACTGGAGCAAGTATTGATATAAACCTTGCAACCTTTATGTTGGAATGTTTCTCTAATTGCATTGGATATGCATCTTGTTCTTGATGAATTCAGTATTCTGTAAGTGATTTGATATGAACGGTTTGTTTgcagattttatgtttttgttgatAAACGCCAGAACATGTCCATGTTACTAATCGTTGCAACACAATCCTGGATGTAACTTATCATTTACCGGAATACGTAAAACCAGATTTGTTAGGATATCATTGTATCCAAGAACGAAATGTCCTTCAATACAACCGATCTCCTTGTTTCAATTTATGCAGAACGAAATGCCTAATTCTAATCTAAAAAATCTAAAGTGTACGGAGTGAATTGTTTCGCTAGACGAAACTCTCGCCGGCTTTTACCTTTTATGGTTGATGCTAAATCTTTCAATTATTGTTTATTCATCACGATCTAGTGCTAGATTGTCGTAaaatgttattggcacttcGAAAAGATTATTTTACATATGGGTGAAGTGCCGAATTAGTCATTGAACTATCACTTTAGTAAAAATTAGGTCGCGGAAATATTTTTTCGATAGAATAgtctttaaattcattaaaaattgctaacTTCATTCTTACTATTatctttaaaattattttattcaatttttcattaagTTAAGTTATTTGACATactttagagtgtaataccGTCATTTTCTCGCTTATAAGCCCCTAACATTTCATATACGTTAcgaatctaacatctaatttgtcacgccccgatcctgacatacgtccaggatcgacacgtgacatcACCAAGTAcccgtatatctaacataccctgCATCCGGGATATGGACAAAGCACAACTCAAGATTTGGATTGCGTAGTAATTTTTCATatactttgttgatgcacaaaaccggaagggtcttgaaacaacgtaaatccgaccgtgaatctataagaaagtaaagaacacaagatgtatcgtggttcaccccaatgtttaggctacgtccacacttatattgtatttctccaagatgattgtgagggagagagcctctgtaatgtgagagagAGGCTTTGAAAGGGTGAGAGGGCTTGCTCTAAATAtgagctttgagagggtgaaGGGGCTTTTCtcatggcctaggaattggcctcccttaatgaggagagtgaggagtccttttatagaataagggctcctcacttattacatatttgctccttcctttattacataattacatttgagtccccctgAGTacttatacgagatctaaatacggatgccctaagtatggtacaaacagtagtcccccaagtcttcagtcaaaagagtcttttggctggaaacttgaaattcagtccatgtgtgggccgaagtaactagatgtcgtcttaaactgatacttgatatgaggcggtgttcaaagtgaaatgatgctcaactagaagtagcacatattGCAAggttgctcggcttgtggcttatgttgccttggttggctcggcttgtggcgttgaaagtgagggagtcatttttatagaataagggcttactcctcaatacataagtgatgggttaagagTGATGCACGTGGCGAGACTGTTGCTTAGCTGGCggcgatgttctctaatgaaggtgagggagtcccttttataaaataagggctcgctcctcaatacatgaatactGGGTTAGAAGtaatgctcgcggcgaggcggttgctcagctggcggcgatgctatctaatgaaggtgaaggagtcccttttataaaataaaggtttgctcctca
Proteins encoded in this window:
- the LOC126597490 gene encoding 40S ribosomal protein S27-2-like, producing MVLQNDIDLLHPPAELEKRKHKLKRLVQTPNSFFMDVKCQGCFSITTVFSHSQTVVVCGNCQTVLCQPTGGRARLTEGCSFRRKGD